Proteins encoded in a region of the Enterococcus gilvus ATCC BAA-350 genome:
- the rplT gene encoding 50S ribosomal protein L20, producing MARVKGGTVTRKRRKKTLKLAKGYYGSKHTLFKTAKEQVMNSYNYAYRDRRQKKRDFRKLWIARINAAARMNGLSYSKLMHGLKVAGIEINRKMLADLAVNDAAAFTALADQAKDSLNK from the coding sequence ATGGCACGTGTTAAAGGTGGAACTGTAACTCGTAAACGTCGTAAAAAGACATTAAAACTAGCTAAAGGTTACTACGGTTCTAAACACACTCTATTTAAAACAGCTAAAGAACAAGTAATGAATTCATACAACTACGCATATCGCGATCGTCGTCAAAAGAAACGCGACTTCCGCAAATTGTGGATTGCACGTATTAACGCTGCAGCTCGTATGAACGGCTTGAGCTACTCAAAATTAATGCACGGTCTTAAAGTTGCCGGTATCGAAATCAACCGCAAAATGTTAGCTGATTTAGCAGTTAACGATGCAGCTGCTTTCACTGCACTAGCTGACCAAGCAAAAGATTCATTAAACAAATAA
- a CDS encoding NAD-dependent epimerase/dehydratase family protein, with protein MKKVLITGALGQIGSELTERLRNDLGVKNVISTDIRTVEGSPVVENGQFEELDVTNYDSFLDIAKRYEVDTIIHLAALLSATAEKRPAFAWNLNMTGLMNALEVAREIGPKTKFFAPSSIAAYGPDCEPDNTPQDTVMHPTTMYGVTKVAGELLENYYHDKYDVDSRSVRFPGLISYKVEPGGGTTDYAVDIYYEALKNKSYTSFIDKGTYMDMMYMDDAIEGIVKLMNADADRLEHRNSFNITAMAFEPEQIAASIRRRIPDFEMKYDVDPVRQGIANSWPNSIDDSDARKEWDFSPNFDLDKMTDEMLERLSAKFKAEGVETKISFDKVNS; from the coding sequence ATGAAAAAAGTATTGATCACAGGCGCATTAGGACAAATCGGTTCAGAATTAACAGAAAGATTACGCAACGATCTAGGTGTCAAAAATGTTATCTCAACAGATATTCGTACTGTTGAAGGCAGCCCAGTTGTTGAAAATGGTCAATTTGAAGAATTAGATGTAACGAACTATGACAGCTTCTTAGATATCGCTAAACGTTATGAAGTGGATACGATCATCCATTTAGCAGCATTATTATCTGCAACTGCTGAAAAACGTCCAGCATTTGCATGGAATTTGAACATGACAGGATTAATGAATGCATTAGAAGTTGCACGTGAAATCGGACCGAAAACAAAATTCTTCGCACCATCTTCCATTGCAGCCTATGGTCCAGACTGCGAACCAGACAACACACCGCAAGATACAGTGATGCACCCTACAACCATGTATGGAGTAACAAAAGTTGCAGGTGAATTATTAGAAAATTACTACCATGATAAGTATGATGTGGACAGCCGTTCGGTTCGTTTCCCAGGCCTGATCTCATACAAAGTGGAACCTGGCGGCGGTACAACAGATTACGCGGTAGATATTTATTATGAAGCATTGAAAAACAAATCATACACATCCTTCATCGACAAAGGGACTTATATGGATATGATGTACATGGATGACGCGATCGAAGGAATCGTGAAATTGATGAACGCGGATGCAGATCGCTTGGAACACCGCAATTCATTCAACATTACGGCAATGGCATTTGAACCTGAACAAATTGCAGCGTCAATTCGCCGTCGTATTCCTGACTTTGAAATGAAGTATGATGTAGATCCAGTTCGTCAAGGAATCGCTAATTCTTGGCCAAATTCGATCGATGATAGTGATGCTCGTAAAGAATGGGATTTCAGTCCTAATTTTGACTTAGATAAAATGACAGATGAAATGTTAGAACGCTTATCAGCAAAATTTAAGGCTGAAGGTGTAGAAACAAAGATTTCTTTTGATAAAGTCAATTCATAA
- a CDS encoding glycine C-acetyltransferase: MSSKVLDQFLETNLEDLKAKGLFNTIDVLEGSNGPIITVNDQKMINLASNNYLGFATRPEMIEADVEATKHYGAGAGAVRTINGTLDIHQKLEEKIAEFKGTEAAIAFQSGFNCNMGAISAVMKKGDAILSDELNHASIIDGCRLSGAKIIRVNHQDMEDLEAKAKAATESGEYNKVMYITDGVFSMDGDVAKIPEIVEICEKYNVITYVDDAHGTGVMGHGHGTVKHFDMQDHIDFQMGTLSKGIGVVGGYVAGTKQLITWLKSQARPFLFSTSLTPGAAGACIKAIDLIEEHPEYVDTLWENANYFKDELKRIGYDIGQSETPITPVIVGDEKLAQEFSKKLLENGVYVKPIVFPTVPLGTGRVRNMPNAGHTKEMLDDAIKVYEKVGKELGIIKETVK, from the coding sequence ATGAGTTCAAAAGTTCTTGACCAATTTCTAGAAACGAACTTGGAAGATCTAAAAGCAAAAGGATTGTTCAACACTATTGATGTTTTGGAGGGAAGCAATGGTCCAATCATTACTGTCAATGACCAAAAAATGATCAACCTGGCTTCTAACAACTATCTAGGATTTGCTACTCGACCTGAAATGATCGAAGCAGACGTAGAAGCAACAAAACATTACGGAGCAGGCGCAGGCGCTGTTCGAACAATCAATGGAACTTTAGACATTCACCAAAAATTAGAAGAAAAAATCGCTGAATTTAAAGGAACGGAAGCAGCGATCGCGTTCCAATCTGGTTTCAACTGTAACATGGGTGCCATTTCAGCAGTAATGAAAAAAGGGGATGCGATTTTATCAGATGAATTGAATCATGCCTCTATTATTGACGGGTGTCGTTTATCTGGTGCGAAGATCATTCGTGTAAATCATCAAGATATGGAAGATTTAGAAGCGAAAGCAAAGGCTGCGACAGAAAGCGGCGAATACAACAAGGTGATGTATATTACTGACGGTGTCTTCTCAATGGACGGCGACGTAGCAAAAATTCCTGAAATCGTAGAAATTTGCGAAAAATACAATGTCATTACTTATGTGGACGATGCGCATGGTACAGGTGTTATGGGTCATGGTCACGGAACAGTAAAACATTTTGATATGCAAGATCATATCGATTTCCAAATGGGGACATTATCAAAAGGGATCGGTGTTGTCGGCGGATATGTGGCTGGTACAAAACAATTGATCACTTGGCTGAAATCGCAAGCACGCCCATTCTTATTCTCTACCTCTTTAACGCCTGGCGCTGCTGGTGCTTGTATCAAAGCAATTGATTTAATCGAAGAACATCCAGAATATGTGGATACATTGTGGGAAAATGCCAATTACTTTAAAGACGAATTGAAACGAATCGGTTACGATATCGGTCAATCAGAAACACCAATTACCCCAGTAATCGTCGGTGACGAAAAATTAGCGCAAGAGTTCTCTAAGAAACTATTAGAAAACGGTGTTTATGTAAAACCTATCGTATTCCCAACGGTGCCATTAGGAACAGGTCGTGTGCGGAACATGCCGAATGCGGGACATACGAAAGAAATGCTAGACGATGCTATCAAAGTATATGAAAAAGTCGGTAAAGAATTAGGAATCATCAAAGAAACAGTCAAATAA
- the rpmI gene encoding 50S ribosomal protein L35: MPKQKTHRGLAKRVKRTGNGGLKRFRAFTSHRFHGKTKKQRRQLRKASMVSKGDYKRIRQQLARMK, from the coding sequence ATGCCAAAACAAAAAACACATCGCGGTTTAGCAAAACGTGTAAAACGCACCGGTAACGGCGGTTTAAAACGTTTCCGCGCATTTACAAGTCACCGTTTCCACGGTAAAACAAAAAAACAACGTCGTCAATTACGTAAAGCGTCTATGGTATCAAAAGGCGATTACAAACGTATCCGCCAACAATTGGCACGCATGAAATAA
- a CDS encoding aldo/keto reductase produces MLQRKIGNSYWETSAIALGIMRMAALTPQKAAEVLETALESKINFIDSADMYGDGKSEKVFGAALKEAKISRDNFFIQSKGGIVTGDDKRYDFSKQHLLDSVDGILERMGIDYLDSYLLHRPDPLMEPEEIAEAFDMLQANGKVRHFGVSNFNPEQFQLLQSHVDQKLLINQLQFSIMHTGMIDYGMHTNMTDTRSFDHDGGVLEFSRRKGVTIQAWSPFQYGFFEGVFVDNEKFPELNELLATLAKKYNTNKNAIATAWILRHPANMQVILGTMNPTRIKESAAGGDVTLTKQEWYDVYFAAGNDLP; encoded by the coding sequence ATGTTACAACGAAAAATCGGGAACAGCTATTGGGAAACTTCAGCGATTGCTTTAGGGATCATGCGAATGGCAGCGCTAACGCCACAAAAAGCGGCAGAGGTTTTAGAGACAGCATTAGAAAGTAAAATCAACTTCATCGATTCAGCAGATATGTATGGCGATGGAAAATCAGAAAAAGTTTTTGGTGCAGCTTTAAAAGAAGCAAAAATTTCTCGTGACAACTTCTTTATTCAATCAAAAGGCGGCATTGTCACAGGCGATGACAAGCGCTATGATTTTTCAAAGCAACATTTACTAGACTCTGTAGATGGCATCTTAGAACGGATGGGTATTGACTACTTAGACAGCTATTTATTGCACCGGCCAGATCCATTGATGGAACCGGAAGAAATCGCAGAGGCCTTTGACATGTTGCAAGCAAACGGAAAAGTACGTCATTTCGGCGTGTCTAACTTTAATCCAGAACAATTTCAGTTGCTGCAATCTCATGTTGATCAAAAATTATTGATCAATCAGCTGCAGTTTTCAATTATGCACACAGGAATGATCGATTATGGCATGCATACGAACATGACCGATACACGTTCCTTCGATCATGATGGTGGCGTACTAGAATTTTCTCGTCGCAAAGGTGTGACGATCCAAGCGTGGTCACCATTCCAATATGGTTTCTTCGAAGGCGTCTTCGTGGATAACGAGAAATTCCCAGAATTGAATGAGTTATTAGCGACACTAGCTAAAAAATACAACACGAACAAAAACGCGATCGCAACTGCTTGGATTTTACGCCATCCAGCGAATATGCAAGTGATCCTTGGTACGATGAATCCGACGAGAATCAAGGAAAGCGCAGCGGGCGGCGATGTGACCTTGACGAAACAAGAATGGTACGATGTGTACTTTGCGGCAGGAAATGATTTGCCGTAA
- a CDS encoding helix-turn-helix domain-containing protein — protein MYSMLKKIITEKDIYRQILLLEQLLNHSQLTAKELAKKIGTTERTIFSDLQLIRGYLPENWQLDSDNNGIRLTAQEHSLTNELWEAFLPHSVSLQLVKDLFFTKELNVPRFLDETGVSYETLKRQRTKINRQLQPFNIKIRLTSTSAYLTGEESAIRIFYHRLLVPFTHNNYFFEDYSIHEEHYLYFLTKDLKEELTVDTEQIFGICWFFINSIRIKAGCPIDNFSFNANDPLFSLYGPLLKRLYEKEGVYLRDEEIFFAFFCFLESWNYNNFLGNRVSEVLKTEYSELREKAEQTVQEIADELTLKSLLQTNLSTNILLLLLKYAESPTLSRQFQLEYQELLVQRNEEYTILSEKSTLLFNSLPQFSTIGDQTYFINLFSLLSQQAIFMIQPHMRTVFFVFQGEPAWKAFLQQELDDLLGKRINLIPLEPSQLDGLRVHSGDMILSNIPLDSTPLPVLYISTMPTKNELSQLTELTSRSYL, from the coding sequence ATGTATTCCATGTTAAAAAAAATCATCACTGAAAAAGATATCTATCGTCAAATTTTACTTTTAGAGCAACTTCTCAACCATTCACAGTTAACAGCTAAAGAATTAGCAAAAAAAATCGGTACTACGGAACGAACGATTTTTTCTGATCTCCAGCTTATTCGAGGGTACTTGCCTGAAAATTGGCAATTAGATTCTGATAACAACGGCATTCGATTAACGGCCCAAGAACATTCCCTGACTAATGAACTTTGGGAAGCCTTCTTGCCGCATTCCGTGAGCCTGCAGTTGGTCAAAGACCTTTTTTTCACCAAAGAATTGAATGTTCCGCGATTTCTTGATGAGACGGGTGTGTCCTATGAAACACTCAAACGTCAGCGAACCAAAATCAACCGCCAATTGCAGCCATTTAATATCAAGATTCGCTTAACGTCAACAAGTGCCTATCTCACAGGTGAGGAAAGTGCGATCCGAATTTTTTATCATCGTTTGTTGGTACCTTTCACTCACAACAATTACTTTTTTGAAGATTATTCCATCCACGAGGAGCACTACCTGTACTTTTTGACCAAAGACCTCAAGGAAGAGCTCACGGTGGATACCGAACAGATTTTTGGAATTTGCTGGTTTTTTATCAATAGCATTCGCATCAAAGCCGGATGTCCCATTGATAATTTTTCTTTTAACGCCAACGATCCTTTGTTTAGTCTTTATGGTCCGCTTTTAAAGAGGCTTTACGAAAAAGAAGGTGTTTACTTGCGAGACGAAGAAATCTTTTTTGCTTTTTTCTGCTTTTTAGAAAGCTGGAACTACAATAATTTTCTAGGAAATCGGGTCTCAGAGGTTTTGAAGACTGAGTATTCCGAATTACGTGAGAAAGCGGAGCAAACCGTCCAAGAAATCGCCGACGAACTAACGTTGAAATCGCTGCTCCAAACTAATCTTTCCACAAACATCTTACTGCTGTTATTAAAATATGCAGAATCGCCTACTTTATCGAGACAATTTCAATTAGAATACCAGGAACTGTTGGTACAAAGAAATGAAGAATACACCATTTTAAGCGAGAAGAGCACGCTGCTGTTTAATAGCCTGCCGCAATTTTCTACTATCGGGGATCAAACGTACTTTATCAACCTTTTCTCTCTATTGAGCCAGCAGGCAATTTTTATGATTCAGCCCCATATGCGGACCGTCTTCTTTGTATTTCAAGGAGAACCTGCCTGGAAAGCCTTTCTACAACAGGAATTAGATGATCTTTTGGGAAAACGGATCAATTTGATTCCGCTCGAGCCTTCGCAACTGGATGGTCTGCGAGTCCATTCGGGAGATATGATTCTCTCAAATATTCCATTGGATTCTACGCCATTACCAGTACTCTATATTTCTACGATGCCAACAAAAAATGAGCTCAGTCAATTGACTGAACTCACCTCTCGTTCCTATTTATAA
- a CDS encoding HAD-IC family P-type ATPase, with protein MKWYKQSTEEVLNKLEAKPTGLNKQERKARLENHGPNKMAEKEQVKLWRKIGKHFTDLLMIVLIAAALLKFATGEVVEGGIIFLVVIVNGFVGYWQERKAEESLDGLKQMMGQEATVLDDGQPITVDSEALVQGDVVVLKAGDIIPADLRLIEVHDLAVEESILTGESEAVEKSVEAISQEAQAGDQLNMAFSGTLVQTGSARGLVVETGDATEIGKINHALQSIQAQTTPLVKKMHQLNKQIFRGILALIVFLLFFTSFRYGMDWSLMFSASIALIVAMIPEGLPAVLTMILSMGVKEMADENAIIKAMPAVETLGSMTVICSDKTGTLTKNEMTVQEVVTDELPIVKEIMNNTQELKTKDSQKIEEIHGNPTELALLNYVAEDEQLLKPVLGKIPFSSSYKYMATMHDENEERVIFVKGAPEVLLEKSALSTEEKAKWEKSGLDLASKGQRVLGFAYKKVSSNDELTHDALEGLSFAGLAGIIDPPKESAIRAVAQAQEAGISVKMITGDHKATAQAISEQIGLKHTSKVLEGSDIDGLTDEELTEVVGKVDVFARTTPDHKLRIVTALQKKEEIVGMTGDGVNDAPALKQADIGIAMGIKGSEVSKQAADMVLADDNFYTIVKAVKEGRRIFDNLQKTINFFLPTALAQGLIVILALLMNQPLPLTPIQILWVNMVTTITLSYALGFEKASDDTMKRPPRDTKMGILSGYSFFRILYVSLLIMIPAYFLSMQFEGAALQQTILLQSIVLGQAVYMINCREMFDRAINRRFFENKFLFLSLGILFVLQLGVVFLPIGQQLIGTTALSMVQQGIIAGNAFLLFLVVEIEKRISKGIFQRKEKAVSHYQND; from the coding sequence ATGAAGTGGTATAAACAATCAACTGAAGAAGTTTTGAATAAACTAGAAGCGAAACCCACGGGATTAAATAAACAAGAACGTAAAGCCCGTTTAGAAAATCATGGACCGAATAAGATGGCAGAAAAGGAGCAGGTCAAACTGTGGCGAAAAATTGGTAAGCATTTTACCGATCTGTTAATGATCGTATTGATCGCCGCTGCTTTGCTGAAATTTGCGACGGGTGAAGTGGTTGAAGGCGGAATTATTTTCTTAGTGGTGATCGTCAACGGATTTGTCGGTTACTGGCAAGAACGCAAAGCAGAAGAGTCTTTAGATGGATTAAAGCAAATGATGGGACAAGAGGCGACCGTTTTGGATGATGGTCAGCCGATAACGGTTGATTCTGAAGCCTTAGTTCAAGGAGATGTCGTCGTTTTAAAGGCCGGGGATATCATCCCTGCTGATTTACGTTTGATCGAGGTTCATGATCTTGCTGTAGAAGAGTCTATCTTGACGGGGGAATCTGAAGCTGTTGAAAAATCAGTGGAAGCAATCTCTCAAGAGGCACAGGCGGGAGATCAGTTGAACATGGCTTTTTCTGGAACACTCGTACAGACTGGTTCAGCACGTGGTTTAGTGGTCGAGACTGGAGATGCTACTGAAATAGGAAAAATCAATCATGCGCTGCAATCGATCCAAGCGCAGACAACACCGTTAGTAAAAAAGATGCATCAATTAAACAAGCAAATCTTTCGCGGCATTTTAGCATTGATCGTTTTCCTGTTATTCTTTACAAGTTTCAGGTACGGGATGGATTGGAGCTTGATGTTTTCGGCAAGTATTGCCTTGATCGTTGCGATGATCCCGGAAGGACTGCCAGCCGTTTTGACCATGATCTTGTCAATGGGCGTGAAGGAAATGGCGGATGAGAATGCCATCATCAAAGCAATGCCAGCAGTAGAAACGTTAGGATCAATGACTGTCATTTGTTCGGATAAAACAGGAACACTTACGAAAAATGAGATGACTGTACAGGAAGTTGTAACGGACGAGTTGCCTATAGTCAAAGAAATTATGAACAACACGCAAGAATTGAAGACGAAAGACAGTCAGAAAATAGAAGAGATCCATGGAAATCCAACGGAATTAGCATTGCTGAATTATGTAGCAGAAGACGAGCAGCTATTAAAGCCTGTTTTAGGTAAAATTCCTTTCAGCTCAAGCTACAAGTACATGGCAACGATGCATGATGAGAATGAGGAACGGGTGATTTTTGTTAAAGGTGCCCCAGAGGTTCTATTGGAAAAATCTGCATTGTCCACGGAAGAAAAAGCCAAATGGGAGAAAAGCGGTCTAGATTTAGCTAGTAAAGGTCAAAGAGTCTTGGGATTTGCTTACAAGAAAGTATCCTCTAATGATGAATTGACACATGACGCACTAGAAGGATTGTCGTTTGCTGGGTTGGCAGGGATCATTGATCCGCCGAAGGAAAGCGCGATTCGTGCAGTAGCCCAGGCTCAGGAGGCGGGCATCTCAGTGAAAATGATCACTGGCGACCATAAGGCGACCGCACAAGCAATCAGTGAGCAAATTGGCTTGAAGCACACATCCAAAGTACTTGAAGGTTCAGATATTGATGGCCTGACGGATGAAGAGTTAACGGAGGTTGTTGGAAAAGTCGATGTATTCGCTCGGACAACACCGGATCACAAATTGCGTATCGTAACAGCCTTGCAGAAGAAAGAGGAAATTGTGGGGATGACTGGCGATGGGGTCAATGACGCACCCGCTTTGAAGCAAGCAGATATTGGAATCGCTATGGGAATCAAAGGCAGTGAGGTCAGTAAGCAGGCAGCCGATATGGTCTTAGCGGATGACAATTTTTACACGATCGTAAAAGCGGTCAAAGAAGGCCGCAGGATTTTTGATAATCTTCAAAAGACAATTAACTTCTTTTTACCAACTGCATTGGCACAAGGGTTAATCGTAATTTTAGCCTTACTGATGAATCAACCATTGCCATTGACGCCAATCCAGATTTTATGGGTCAACATGGTGACGACCATCACGCTGTCTTACGCATTAGGCTTTGAAAAAGCAAGTGATGACACGATGAAACGTCCGCCAAGAGACACGAAGATGGGGATTCTGTCAGGATATAGTTTCTTCAGAATCCTGTATGTGTCCTTGTTGATCATGATCCCAGCGTATTTCTTATCGATGCAGTTCGAGGGAGCGGCACTGCAACAGACGATTCTTTTACAAAGCATCGTTTTGGGACAGGCAGTCTATATGATCAATTGTCGTGAAATGTTTGATCGGGCAATTAATCGTCGTTTCTTCGAAAATAAATTCTTGTTCCTTTCATTAGGAATCCTCTTTGTTCTTCAATTAGGCGTCGTCTTCTTACCAATTGGACAACAATTAATTGGAACGACCGCACTTAGTATGGTCCAACAAGGGATTATTGCTGGAAATGCGTTCCTATTATTCTTGGTTGTAGAAATCGAGAAGCGAATCAGCAAAGGGATTTTCCAAAGAAAAGAAAAAGCGGTCAGTCATTACCAAAATGACTAA
- a CDS encoding APC family permease has protein sequence MAVDQTEVVGSPKGELKRTMTFFPALSTVMGTVIGAGVFFKAASVAAVTGSTSLHMLSWFLGGLISVCAGLTGAELAAAIPETGGMLRYIERAYGEFWSFLLGWAQVIIYFPANVAALAIIFSTQFINLFGMSPSLLVPIAIVAATSIMLINFLGSKAGGMFQSITLVCKLVPLALIVIFGLMRRGDVTVSLFPVTAGPAVGGFAPALGAGLLATMFAYDGWIHVGNIAGELKKPARDLPRAIAGGILGIMVVYLLVQFAFLRTMNISDLAGNDNAAMQVANTIFGGMGGKLVTIGILISVYGTINGYTMTGMRLPYTMGLEKQLPFSDKLVKLNKNQVPYIAGILELVIAIGMMMIGGFDMLTDMLVFVIWIFYTLVFIAVIKLRKTEPDLVRPYKVPLYPIIPIVAIIGGLFILVMTLINQFQLAMIGILITALGIPFYMYLKKKYK, from the coding sequence ATGGCAGTCGACCAAACAGAAGTCGTTGGTTCGCCAAAAGGTGAATTGAAACGAACGATGACGTTCTTCCCGGCACTCTCGACAGTAATGGGTACTGTAATCGGTGCAGGGGTATTCTTTAAAGCAGCCAGTGTTGCTGCAGTGACAGGCTCCACCAGTTTACACATGTTGTCTTGGTTCTTAGGTGGTTTGATCAGTGTCTGTGCCGGATTGACGGGTGCGGAATTAGCTGCAGCAATCCCAGAAACAGGCGGGATGTTGCGTTATATCGAACGCGCGTATGGAGAATTCTGGAGTTTCTTATTAGGCTGGGCGCAAGTAATTATTTATTTCCCGGCAAATGTAGCCGCTTTGGCGATCATTTTTTCAACACAGTTTATCAACTTGTTCGGTATGAGTCCTTCATTATTAGTGCCGATCGCGATCGTTGCTGCGACTTCGATCATGCTGATCAACTTCTTGGGATCAAAAGCCGGCGGGATGTTCCAATCAATCACGTTAGTTTGTAAGCTTGTTCCTTTGGCATTGATCGTTATCTTCGGATTGATGCGTCGGGGTGATGTAACGGTAAGCTTGTTCCCAGTTACTGCGGGTCCTGCTGTTGGTGGGTTTGCTCCAGCTTTAGGTGCAGGTCTATTAGCTACAATGTTCGCTTATGATGGCTGGATTCACGTTGGAAATATCGCTGGAGAATTGAAAAAACCAGCACGTGACCTTCCTCGTGCCATCGCCGGCGGAATCTTAGGGATCATGGTCGTTTATCTATTGGTTCAGTTTGCTTTCCTACGTACGATGAATATTTCTGACTTAGCTGGAAATGACAATGCAGCGATGCAAGTAGCCAACACGATTTTTGGCGGCATGGGCGGTAAGTTAGTAACAATCGGTATTTTGATCTCTGTTTACGGGACGATCAACGGCTACACCATGACTGGTATGCGTTTGCCGTATACAATGGGTCTTGAAAAACAATTGCCATTCTCTGATAAATTAGTGAAGCTGAATAAAAACCAAGTTCCTTACATTGCAGGGATTTTGGAATTAGTAATCGCTATCGGTATGATGATGATCGGCGGCTTCGATATGCTGACAGATATGTTAGTATTCGTAATCTGGATCTTCTACACACTCGTATTTATCGCGGTTATCAAATTGAGAAAAACAGAACCAGATTTGGTTCGTCCTTACAAAGTGCCGCTTTACCCAATCATTCCAATTGTTGCGATCATTGGTGGACTCTTTATCTTAGTAATGACGTTGATCAACCAATTCCAATTAGCGATGATCGGTATTCTGATCACAGCATTGGGTATTCCTTTCTATATGTACTTGAAGAAAAAATACAAATAG
- a CDS encoding FUSC family protein — MEQSFFKELIHYNKTKDSPFRLIGAGLCMISVLLTGYLSHQLAISSFGSLGIFTFLYYQRLPLKQLMSRLMIVGLFLTSSNFLGMLSTHAAWTAPIVVALVGFLGRFFFRLYGISKPGPFFIIMVTAMGTSTKIPLHKIPVMSGYFFLGVLFALIIALLLHFVETSPLPAETASRSLKSRINDDPAVIMDSLLYSGILFFAVYLSVGLQLRNPYWLVVSCASILQADNLRAMAHRNVQRIFGTAVGLAIAALLLNLHLSIFATLLVITTLFVTVEYFIRRNYAIAQFFSTPMALMLSLLVRQQYLYSLIQFRFLGIVIGSLIGLLAGWLMSTSLTFYNRKFHSK; from the coding sequence ATGGAGCAATCTTTTTTTAAAGAATTGATTCATTATAATAAAACAAAGGATTCCCCGTTTCGCTTAATTGGCGCCGGCCTTTGTATGATCAGCGTTTTACTCACCGGGTATTTATCCCATCAACTTGCCATCTCCAGTTTTGGTTCTTTAGGTATTTTTACTTTTCTCTATTATCAACGACTTCCATTAAAACAATTAATGTCTCGCTTGATGATTGTTGGTCTTTTTTTGACTTCGAGCAACTTTCTAGGAATGCTCTCCACTCATGCAGCCTGGACAGCACCTATTGTGGTCGCTCTTGTCGGCTTTTTGGGTCGCTTTTTCTTTCGTCTTTATGGCATTTCTAAGCCAGGACCATTCTTTATCATTATGGTTACAGCTATGGGTACTAGCACAAAGATCCCTTTACATAAAATCCCCGTGATGAGTGGCTACTTTTTTCTCGGTGTATTGTTTGCATTGATCATTGCATTGCTTTTGCACTTTGTAGAAACATCCCCACTACCGGCCGAGACTGCCTCACGATCATTAAAAAGTCGGATAAATGATGATCCTGCAGTTATTATGGACAGTCTTTTGTATAGCGGGATACTCTTTTTTGCTGTGTATTTGAGTGTGGGCCTGCAACTAAGAAATCCTTATTGGCTAGTCGTTTCCTGTGCCTCTATTTTGCAGGCAGATAATCTGCGCGCGATGGCGCATCGAAATGTACAGAGAATTTTCGGAACTGCAGTCGGATTAGCAATTGCTGCTTTACTGTTAAATTTACACTTATCCATTTTTGCAACCTTACTCGTGATCACCACCTTGTTCGTCACAGTTGAATATTTTATTAGACGCAACTATGCGATCGCCCAATTCTTTTCTACGCCGATGGCATTGATGCTTTCGTTATTGGTTCGACAACAATATCTTTATAGTTTAATCCAATTTCGTTTCTTAGGAATCGTGATTGGTAGTTTGATCGGACTTTTAGCCGGTTGGCTCATGAGCACCAGTTTGACATTCTACAATCGGAAATTTCATTCTAAGTAA
- the infC gene encoding translation initiation factor IF-3, whose product MTIAKDMMVNDGIRAREVRLIGQDGEQLGVKSKVEALKIAEQANLDVVLVAPGAKPPVARIMDYGKYRFEQQKKEREARKKQKVINVKEVRLSPTIDVNDFNTKLRNARKFLEKGDKVKASIRFKGRAITHKDIGQKVLDRLAEETADIATVEQKAKMDGRSMFLVLAPKEKKD is encoded by the coding sequence ATGACCATAGCAAAGGATATGATGGTTAACGACGGCATTCGTGCACGTGAAGTACGTTTGATCGGACAAGACGGCGAACAATTAGGTGTTAAATCAAAAGTTGAAGCCTTAAAAATTGCTGAACAAGCAAACCTTGATGTAGTCCTAGTAGCTCCTGGTGCGAAACCGCCTGTAGCGCGTATTATGGATTATGGGAAGTATCGCTTCGAACAACAGAAAAAAGAACGTGAAGCGCGCAAGAAGCAAAAAGTGATCAACGTTAAAGAAGTTCGTTTGAGCCCAACAATCGACGTGAACGATTTTAATACAAAACTTCGTAATGCACGTAAATTCTTGGAAAAAGGCGACAAAGTGAAAGCTTCGATCCGTTTCAAGGGCCGTGCCATTACCCACAAAGATATTGGTCAAAAAGTTCTTGATCGCTTAGCTGAAGAAACTGCCGATATCGCGACAGTGGAACAAAAAGCGAAGATGGACGGACGTAGCATGTTCTTAGTGCTTGCACCGAAAGAGAAGAAAGACTAG